Proteins encoded within one genomic window of Pongo pygmaeus isolate AG05252 chromosome 4, NHGRI_mPonPyg2-v2.0_pri, whole genome shotgun sequence:
- the PCDHGC3 gene encoding protocadherin gamma-C3, producing the protein MVPEAWRSGLVSTGRVVGVLLLLGALNKASTVIHYEIPEEREKGFAVGNVVANLGLDLGSLSARRLRVVSGASRRFFEVNRETGEMFVNDRLDREELCGTLPSCTVTLELVVENPLELFSVEVVIQDINDNNPAFPTQEMKLEISEAVAPGTRFPLESAHDPDVGSNSLQTYELSRNEYFALRVQTREDSTKYAELVLERALDREREPSLQLVLTALDGGTPALSASLPIHITVLDANDNAPVFNQSLYRARVLEDAPSGTRVVQVLATDLDEGPNGEIIYSFGSHNRAGVRELFALDLVTGMLTIKGRMDFEDTKLHEIYIQAKDKGANPEGAHCKVLVEVVDVNDNAPEITVTSVYSPVPEDAPLGTVIALLSVTDLDAGENGLVTCEVPPGLPFSLTSSLKNYFTLKTSADLDRETVPEYNLSITARDAGTPSLSALTIVRVQVSDINDNPPQSSQSSYDVYIEENNLPGAPILNLSVWDPDAPQNARLSFFLLEQGAETGLVGRYFTINRDNGIVSSLVPLDYEDRREFELTAHISDGGTPVLATNISVNIFVTDRNDNAPQVLYPRPGGSSVEMLPRGTSAGHLVSRVVGWDADAGHNAWLSYSLLGSPNQSLFAIGLHTGQISTARPVQDTDSPRQTLTVLIKDNGEPSLSTTATLTVSVTEDSPEARAEFPSGSAPREQNKNLTFYLLLSLILVSVGFVVTVFGVIIFKVYKWKQSRDLYRAPVSSLYRTPGPSLHADAVRGGLMSPHLYHQVYLTTDSRRSDPLLKKPGAASPLASRQNTLRSCDPVFYRQVLGAESAPPGQVRFSKSCLTLLVLFYSYIILRKEWSCFFSDKDVFLMMHSHFHLALPRSKLVPL; encoded by the coding sequence ATGGTCCCAGAGGCCTGGAGGAGCGGACTGGTAAGCACCGGGAGGGTAGTCGGAGTTTTGCTTCTGCTTGGTGCCTTGAACAAGGCTTCCACGGTCATTCACTATGAGATCccggaggaaagagagaagggttTCGCTGTGGGCAACGTGGTCGCGAACCTTGGTTTGGATCTCGGTAGCCTGTCAGCCCGCAGGCTCCGGGTGGTGTCTGGAGCTAGCCGAAGATTCTTTGAGGTGAACCGGGAGACCGGAGAGATGTTTGTGAACGACCGTCTGGATCGAGAGGAGCTGTGTGGGACACTGCCCTCTTGCACTGTAACTCTGGAGTTGGTAGTGGAGAACCCGCTGGAGCTGTTCAGCGTGGAAGTGGTGATCCAGGACATCAACGACAACAATCCTGCTTTCCCTACCCAGGAAATGAAATTGGAGATTAGCGAGGCCGTGGCTCCGGGGACGCGCTTTCCGCTCGAGAGCGCGCACGATCCCGATGTGGGAAGCAACTCTTTACAAACCTATGAGCTGAGCCGAAATGAATACTTCGCGCTTCGCGTGCAGACGCGGGAGGACAGCACCAAGTACGCGGAGCTGGTGTTGGAGCGCGCCCTGGACCGAGAACGGGAGCCTAGTCTCCAGTTAGTGCTGACGGCGTTGGATGGAGGGACCCCAGCCCTCTCCGCCAGCCTGCCTATTCACATCACGGTGCTGGACGCGAATGACAATGCGCCTGTCTTCAACCAGTCCTTGTACCGGGCGCGCGTCCTGGAGGATGCACCCTCCGGCACGCGCGTGGTACAAGTCCTTGCAACGGATCTGGATGAAGGCCCCAACGGTGAAATTATTTACTCCTTCGGCAGCCACAACCGCGCTGGCGTGCGGGAACTATTCGCCTTAGACCTTGTAACCGGGATGCTGACAATCAAGGGTCGAATGGACTTCGAGGACACCAAACTCCATGAGATTTACATCCAGGCCAAAGACAAGGGCGCCAATCCCGAAGGAGCACATTGCAAAGTGTTGGTGGAGGTTGTGGATGTGAATGACAATGCTCCGGAGATCACAGTCACCTCCGTGTACAGCCCAGTACCCGAGGATGCCCCTCTGGGGACTGTCATCGCTTTGCTCAGTGTGACTGACCTGGATGCTGGCGAGAACGGTCTGGTGACCTGCGAAGTTCCACCGGGTCTCCCTTTCAGCCTTACTTCTTCCCTCAAGAATTACTTCACTTTGAAAACCAGTGCAGACCTGGATCGGGAGACTGTGCCAGAATACAACCTCAGCATCACCGCCCGAGACGCCGGAACCCCTTCCCTCTCAGCCCTTACAATAGTGCGTGTTCAAGTGTCCGACATCAATGACAACCCTCCACAATCTTCTCAATCTTCCTACGACGTTTACATTGAGGAAAACAACCTCCCCGGGGCTCCAATACTAAACCTAAGTGTCTGGGACCCCGACGCCCCGCAGAATGCtcggctttctttctttctcttggagCAAGGAGCTGAAACTGGGCTAGTGGGTCGCTATTTCACAATAAATCGTGACAATGGCATAGTGTCATCCTTAGTGCCCCTAGACTATGAGGATCGGCGGGAATTTGAATTAACAGCTCATATCAGCGATGGGGGCACCCCAGTCCTGGCCACCAACATCAGCGTGAACATATTTGTCACTGATCGCAATGACAATGCCCCCCAGGTCCTGTATCCTCGGCCAGGTGGGAGCTCGGTGGAGATGCTGCCTCGAGGTACCTCAGCAGGCCACCTAGTGTCACGGGTGGTAGGCTGGGACGCGGATGCAGGGCACAATGCCTGGCTCTCCTACAGTCTCTTGGGATCCCCTAACCAGAGCCTTTTTGCCATAGGGCTCCACACTGGTCAAATCAGTACTGCCCGTCCAGTCCAGGACACAGATTCACCCAGGCAGACTCTCACGGTGTTGATCAAAGACAATGGGGAGCCTTCGCTCTCCACCACTGCTACCCTCACTGTGTCAGTAACCGAGGACTCTCCTGAAGCCCGAGCCGAGTTCCCCTCTGGCTCTGCCCCCCGGGAGCAGAACAAAAATCTCACCTTTTATCTACTTCTTTCTCTAATCCTGGTTTCTGTGGGGTTCGTGGTCACAGTGTTCGGAGTAATCATATTCAAAGTTTACAAGTGGAAGCAGTCTAGAGACCTATACCGAGCCCCGGTGAGCTCACTGTACCGAACACCAGGGCCCTCCTTGCACGCGGACGCCGTGCGGGGAGGCCTGATGTCGCCGCACCTTTACCATCAGGTGTATCTCACCACGGACTCCCGCCGCAGCGACCCGCTGCTGAAGAAACCTGGTGCAGCCAGTCCACTGGCCAGCCGCCAGAACACGCTGCGGAGCTGTGATCCCGTGTTCTATAGGCAGGTGTTGGGTGCAGAGAGCGCCCCTCCCGGACAGGTAAGGTTTAGCAAGTCATGTTTGACCCTGTTAGTGCTTTTTTATTCCTACATCATATTGAGGAAGGAATGGAGCTGTTTTTTTAGTGATAAAGATGTTTTCCTGATGATGCATTCACACTTTCACCTGGCCCTTCCTAGATCAAAGTTAGTGCCTTTGTGA
- the PCDHGC4 gene encoding protocadherin gamma-C4, whose product MLLKVRSWTEIWRWATPLFLFYHLGYVCGQIRYPVPEESQEGTFVGNVAQDFLLDTDSLSARRLQVAGEVNQRHFRVDLDSGALLIKNPIDREALCGLSASCIVPLEFVTEGPLEMYRAEVEIVDVNDHAPRFPRQQLDLEIGEAAPPGQRFPLEKAQDADVGSNSISSYRLSSNEHFALDVKKRSDGSLVPELLLEKPLDREKQSDYRLVLTAVDGGNPPRSGTAELRVSVLDVNDNAPAFQQSSYRISVLESAPAGMVLIQLNASDPDLGPSGNVTFYFSGHTPDRVRNLFSLHPTTGKLTLLGPLDFESENYYEFDVRARDGGSPAMEQHCSLRVDLLDVNDNAPYITVTSELGTLPESAEPGTVVALISVQDPDSGSNGDVSLRIPDHLPFALKSAFRNQFSLVTAGPLDREAKSSYDIMVTASDAGNPPLSTHRTIFLNISDVNDNPPSFFQRSHEVFVPENNRPGDLLCSLAASDPDSGLNALISYSLLEPRNRDVSASSFISLNPQTGAVHATRSFDYEQTQTLQFEVQARDRGNPPLSSTVTVRLFVLDLNDNAPAVLRPRARPGSLCPQALPPSVGAGHLITKVTAVDLDSGYNAWVSYQLLEAPDPSLFAVSRYAGEVRTAVPIPADLPPQKLVIVVKDSGSPPLSTSVTLLVSLEEDTHPVVPDLRESSAPREGESRLTLYLAVSLVAICFVSFGSFVALLSKCLRGAACGVTCFPAGTCACLTRSRRREGLPPSNGILRIQLGSDDPIKFVDVGGHSHGCTPLASAPTRSDSFMMVKSPSAPMAGEPVRPSCPPSDLLYGLEVRPLQAQPMLEGYSDPGIWLGHVLESTGLSVRAHSDVTIFVRGNYVVDAVLCNYFMN is encoded by the coding sequence ATGCTCCTCAAGGTGAGAAGCTGGACAGAAATCTGGCGGTGGGCTACCCCTTTGTTCCTCTTTTACCACCTGGGTTACGTTTGTGGGCAGATCCGCTACCCGGTCCCAGAGGAGTCACAGGAAGGGACTTTTGTAGGGAATGTCGCCCAAGATTTCCTGCTGGATACGGACAGTCTGTCAGCTCGCAGGCTGCAGGTCGCTGGAGAGGTGAACCAAAGACACTTCCGTGTGGATTTGGACAGCGGAGCCCTGCTCATCAAGAACCCAATCGACCGAGAGGCACTGTGTGGGCTCAGTGCCAGCTGCATCGTGCCCCTGGAGTTTGTCACCGAAGGTCCTTTGGAAATGTACCGAGCAGAGGTAGAGATCGTAGATGTGAATGATCACGCCCCCCGTTTTCCGCGGCAGCAGCTGGACTTGGAAATTGGGGAGGCAGCTCCTCCAGGACAGCGTTTCCCGTTGGAAAAGGCTCAGGATGCAGATGTGGGGAGCAATTCGATTAGCAGCTATAGGCTGAGCTCCAATGAACACTTTGCACTGGATGTGAAGAAGCGCAGCGACGGCAGCCTGGTCCCAGAGCTGCTCCTGGAGAAGCCTTTGGATCGAGAGAAGCAATCGGACTACCGCCTGGTGCTGACTGCTGTCGATGGAGGGAACCCGCCGAGATCTGGCACCGCAGAGCTCCGGGTATCCGTGCTGGACGTAAACGACAACGCCCCAGCCTTCCAGCAATCCAGCTACAGGATTAGTGTGTTGGAGAGCGCACCAGCGGGCATGGTGCTCATCCAGCTCAATGCCTCAGACCCGGACCTGGGTCCCAGTGGTAACGTCACCTTTTATTTCAGTGGTCATACCCCTGATCGTGTAAGAAACCTCTTTAGCCTGCACCCCACTACTGGAAAGCTTACTCTTTTGGGGCCCCTAGACTTTGAGAGTGAGAATTACTATGAATTTGATGTGCGGGCTCGCGATGGGGGTTCTCCAGCCATGGAGCAACATTGCAGCCTTCGAGTGGATCTGCTGGACGTAAATGACAATGCGCCTTACATCACGGTGACCTCAGAGCTTGGAACCCTCCCCGAGAGTGCAGAACCTGGCACTGTGGTGGCACTTATCAGTGTGCAGGATCCGGACTCAGGGTCAAACGGAGATGTGAGCCTCCGCATTCCCGACCACTTGCCATTTGCCCTCAAGTCTGCCTTCAGGAACCAGTTCTCCCTGGTGACTGCTGGACCCTTGGATCGAGAGGCCAAATCTAGCTATGACATCATGGTCACTGCTTCTGATGCTGGGAACCCTCCTCTCAGTACCCACAGAACTATTTTCCTCAATATTTCAGATGTGAATGATAATCCACCCTCTTTCTTTCAGAGGTCACATGAGGTGTTTGTTCCTGAGAACAATCGCCCAGGGGACCTGCTTTGCTCCCTTGCAGCCTCTGACCCAGACTCTGGCTTGAATGCACTTATCTCCTACTCGCTCTTGGAGCCCAGGAATCGAGATGTATCAGCTTCCTCCTTCATCTCTCTGAACCCCCAGACAGGAGCTGTTCATGCTACTCGATCCTTTGACTATGAGCAAACCCAGACACTGCAGTTTGAGGTGCAGGCCCGGGATCGGGGCAACCCACCCCTTAGCAGCACTGTGACAGTTCGTCTATTTGTGTTGGACCTCAATGACAATGCCCCAGCTGTGCTCCGTCCTCGGGCCCGGCCTGGTTCCTTATGTCCCCAAGCACTGCCTCCATCAGTTGGTGCTGGCCACCTAATCACAAAGGTGACTGCTGTGGACTTGGATTCAGGTTACAATGCTTGGGTTTCCTATCAGCTCCTGGAGGCCCCAGATCCCAGCCTGTTTGCAGTCTCTCGATATGCTGGGGAGGTGCGGACGGCTGTTCCCATCCCAGCTGACCTCCCACCACAGAAGCTGGTCATTGTGGTAAAGGATAGTGGTAGTCCACCACTCTCTACCTCTGTTACTCTCTTAGTGTCCTTAGAGGAAGATACTCATCCAGTTGTCCCAGATCTTCGAGAATCTTCAGCTCCAAGGGAAGGAGAATCTCGTCTAACCCTCTACTTGGCTGTGTCCCTAGTGGCAATTTGCTTTGTCTCCTTTGGCTCATTCGTGGCACTACTCTCTAAGTGTCTTCGTGGGGCAGCCTGCGGAGTGACCTGCTTTCCTGCTGGCACCTGTGCCTGTCTCACCAGATCTCGAAGGAGGGAGGGGCTTCCCCCTTCCAATGGGATCCTCCGAATCCAGCTAGGGTCAGATGACCCTATCAAGTTTGTTGATGTGGGAGGCCACTCTCACGGCTGTACACCCTTGGCTTCTGCACCCACTCGGAGTGATAGCTTCATGATGGTGAAGTCACCCAGTGCACCTATGGCAGGGGAGCCTGTTCGCCCAAGCTGCCCACCCTCTGATCTTCTGTATGGGCTAGAGGTGAGACCTTTGCAGGCTCAGCCAATGCTTGAGGGTTATTCTGATCCAGGCATATGGCTAGGCCATGTCCTAGAGAGTACTGGCCTCTCAGTAAGAGCCCATAGTGATGTCACCATTTTTGTAAGAGGTAACTATGTGGTAGACGCTGTGCTTTGTAACTATTTTATGAATTAA
- the PCDHGC5 gene encoding protocadherin gamma-C5, protein MGPKTPPQLAGKWQVLCMLSLCCWGWVSGQLRYSVVEESEPGTLVGNVAQDLGLKMTDLLSRRLQLGSEENGRYFSLSLMSGALAVNQKIDRESLCGASTSCLLPVQVVTEHPLELIRVEVEILDLNDNSPSFATPEREMRISESAAPGARFPLDSAQDPDVGTNTVSFYTLSPNSHFSLNVKTLKDGKPFPELVLEQQLDRETQARHQLVLTAVDGGTPAHSGTTLISVIVLDINDNAPTFQSSVLRVGIPENAPIGTLLLRLNATDPDEGTNGQLDYSFGDHTSEAVRNLFGLDPSSGAIHVLGPIDFEESRFYEIHAKARDQGQPAMEGHCVIQVDVGDVNDNAPEVLLASLANPVLESTPVGTVVGLFNVRDRDSGRNGEVSLDISPDLPFQIKPSENHYSLLTSQSLDREATSHYTIELLASDAGSPPLHKHLTIRLNISDVNDNAPRFNQQLYTAYILENRPPGSLLCTVAASDPDIGDNARLTYSIVGNQVQGAPASSFVYVNPEDGRVFAQRTFDYELLQMLQIVVGVRDSGSPPLHANTSLHVFVLDENDNAPAVLHPRPGWEHSAPQRLPRSAPPGSLVTKVTAVDADAGHNAWLSYSLLPQSTAPGLFLVSTHTGEVRTARALLEDDSDTQQVVVLVRDNGDPSLSSTATVLLVLEDEDPEEMPKSSDFLIHPPERSDLTLYLIVALATVSLLSLVTFTFLSAKCLQGNADGDGGGGQCCRRQDSPSRDFYKQSSPNLQVSSDGTLKYMEVTLRPTDSQSHCYRTCFSPASDGSDFTFLRPLSVQQPTALALEPDAIRSRSNTLRERSQVRGSAPPRATPGGGTGEAARPHKGLNLHPLLSGRLGRWLRSTRFSGSLDRLRGTRVAD, encoded by the coding sequence ATGGGGCCCAAGACACCCCCACAGCTCGCTGGGAAATGGCAAGTGCTGTGCATGTTGTCCTTGTGCTGCTGGGGCTGGGTGTCTGGGCAGCTTCGTTACTCAGTGGTGGAGGAGTCTGAGCCGGGGACGCTGGTGGGGAATGTTGCTCAGGATCTGGGCTTAAAGATGACAGATCTGTTGAGCCGGCGGCTGCAATTGGGCTCTGAGGAGAATGGGCGCTATTTTTCCCTCAGCTTGATGAGTGGTGCCCTGGCAGTGAATCAAAAGATTGACCGAGAAAGCCTATGTGGAGCCAGCACCAGCTGCCTGCTGCCAGTGCAGGTGGTGACTGAACACCCCCTGGAGCTAATCCGTGTAGAGGTAGAGATCCTGGATCTCAATGACAACTCTCCTAGCTTTGCCACCCCTGAGCGAGAGATGCGCATCTCAGAATCAGCGGCACCTGGGGCACGATTCCCACTGGACAGTGCCCAGGATCCGGATGTGGGCACCAATACCGTGAGCTTTTACACTCTAAGCCCCAACAGCCACTTCTCTCTGAATGTGAAGACCCTAAAAGATGGGAAGCCATTCCCAGAGCTGGTGCTAGAGCAGCAGCTGGATCGTGAAACCCAGGCAAGACATCAGCTGGTGCTTACTGCTGTGGATGGGGGGACCCCAGCCCACTCAGGGACCACCCTTATCTCTGTCATCGTGCTGGACATCAATGATAATGCTCCAACCTTCCAATCCTCAGTTCTACGTGTGGGAATCCCAGAGAATGCACCCATTGGTACTCTGCTGCTCCGCCTCAATGCCACTGATCCAGACGAGGGCACCAACGGCCAACTAGACTATTCTTTTGGAGACCACACATCTGAGGCAGTGCGGAACCTCTTTGGCCTAGACCCTAGCAGTGGGGCAATCCATGTGTTGGGTCCCATAGACTTTGAGGAGTCACGTTTCTATGAAATTCATGCAAAAGCCCGTGACCAGGGACAGCCTGCCATGGAGGGCCACTGTGTGATTCAAGTGGATGTGGGTGATGTCAATGACAATGCCCCAGAGGTGCTATTGGCCTCTTTGGCCAACCCTGTCCTAGAGAGCACACCAGTGGGCACAGTAGTGGGGTTGTTTAATGTGCGAGACCGAGACTCAGGTAGAAATGGTGAAGTGAGCCTTGATATCTCTCCGGACCTGCCATTTCAGATTAAGCCTTCTGAGAATCACTACTCGCTGCTAACCAGCCAGTCTTTGGACCGGGAGGCCACATCCCACTATACCATCGAGCTGCTGGCCAGCGATGCTGGTTCACCTCCCCTACACAAACATCTCACCATCAGGCTCAACATTTCAGATGTCAATGACAATGCACCCCGCTTCAACCAGCAGCTTTACACTGCTTACATCCTAGAAAACCGGCCTCCAGGCTCCCTTCTCTGCACTGTGGCTGCCTCAGATCCAGACATTGGGGATAATGCCCGCCTCACCTACTCCATTGTAGGAAATCAGGTTCAGGGAGCCCCAGCCTCCTCCTTTGTGTATGTCAACCCAGAGGATGGACGGGTCTTTGCCCAGCGTACCTTTGACTATGAATTGCTGCAGATGCTGCAGATTGTGGTTGGGGTTCGAGACTCCGGCTCTCCCCCATTGCATGCCAACACATCTCTGCATGTGTTTGTCCTGGACGAGAATGATAATGCCCCAGCTGTGCTGCACCCACGGCCAGGCTGGGAACACTCAGCCCCCCAGCGTCTCCCTCGCTCTGCTCCTCCTGGCTCCTTGGTCACCAAGGTGACAGCCGTGGATGCTGATGCAGGCCACAATGCGTGGCTCTCCTACTCACTGTTGCCACAGTCCACAGCCCCAGGACTGTTCCTCGTGTCTACACACACTGGTGAGGTGCGCACAGCCCGGGCCTTACTGGAGGATGACTCTGACACCCAGCAGGTGGTGGTCCTGGTGAGGGACAATGGTGACCCTTCACTCTCCTCCACAGCCACAGTGCTGCTGGTTCTGGAGGATGAGGACCCTGAGGAAATGCCCAAATCCAGTGACTTCCTCATACACCCTCCTGAGCGTTCAGACCTTACCCTTTACCTCATTGTGGCTCTAGCGACCGTCAGTCTCTTATCCCTAGTCACCTTCACCTTTCTGTCAGCTAAGTGCCTTCAGGGAAACGCAGACGGGGACGGGGGTGGAGGGCAGTGCTGCAGGCGCCAGGACTCACCCTCCCGGGACTTCTATAAGCAGTCCAGCCCCAACCTGCAGGTGAGCTCGGACGGCACGCTCAAGTACATGGAGGTGACGCTGCGGCCCACAGACTCGCAGAGCCACTGCTACAGGACGTGCTTTTCACCGGCCTCGGACGGCAGTGACTTCACTTTTCTAAGACCCCTCAGCGTTCAGCAGCCCACAGCTCTGGCGCTGGAGCCTGACGCCATCCGGTCCCGCTCTAATACGCTGCGGGAGCGGAGCCAGGTGAGGGGCTCGGCGCCGCCCCGGGCGACCCCTGGGGGCGGCACTGGAGAAGCCGCCCGTCCTCATAAGGGACTGAACTTGCATCCACTCCTCTCCGGCCGCCTCGGCCGCTGGCTGCGCTCCACCCGATTCTCGGGATCATTGGACCGTTTGCGCGGAACCAGAGTGGCCGATTAA